A stretch of Anaeromyxobacter dehalogenans 2CP-1 DNA encodes these proteins:
- a CDS encoding aldo/keto reductase, with translation MTALPRFQPRRPLGRTGVPVTRIGAGDLADRSVPKERCVATLRRALDAGVNVVDTAPMYEDGYSEEIVGEALRGRREGVFVVDKIDHLDRPVAPQLDGSLGRLGLRAVDLLVFHSVSEPAAWGRLAAPGGGMQELGDELRRGRARFRGISSHHPDVLAAALDSGLCDVVMFPVGPYVHPRYVQEILPRARALGVGTICFKTFGGGKLLGDTEGYGRALSERPRGKLSSGGEDAAAPALPRLPVEACVRYTLTCDPDVALLGLSFPNEQDAAFAAAAAFRPMDEAELADTRRRAAEAVQGKGAVWWNPPERPGA, from the coding sequence ATGACCGCGCTCCCCCGCTTCCAGCCGCGCCGGCCGCTCGGCCGCACCGGCGTCCCCGTCACCCGCATCGGCGCCGGCGACCTCGCCGATCGCAGCGTCCCGAAGGAGCGCTGCGTGGCCACGCTCCGCCGCGCCCTCGACGCCGGCGTGAACGTGGTGGACACCGCGCCGATGTACGAGGACGGCTACTCCGAGGAGATCGTCGGCGAGGCGCTCCGCGGCCGCCGCGAGGGCGTGTTCGTGGTGGACAAGATCGATCACCTCGACCGCCCGGTGGCGCCGCAGCTCGACGGGAGCCTGGGCCGGCTCGGGCTCCGCGCGGTGGACCTGCTCGTCTTCCACTCCGTGTCCGAGCCGGCCGCGTGGGGGCGCCTCGCCGCGCCGGGCGGCGGCATGCAGGAGCTCGGCGACGAGCTCCGTCGCGGGCGGGCGCGCTTCCGCGGGATCTCCAGCCATCACCCCGACGTCCTCGCCGCGGCCCTCGACTCCGGCCTGTGCGACGTCGTCATGTTCCCGGTGGGGCCGTACGTGCACCCCCGGTACGTGCAGGAGATCCTGCCGCGCGCACGCGCGCTCGGGGTCGGCACGATCTGCTTCAAGACGTTCGGCGGCGGCAAGCTGCTCGGCGACACCGAGGGCTACGGCCGGGCGCTGTCCGAGCGCCCGCGCGGGAAGCTCTCGTCCGGCGGGGAGGACGCGGCCGCCCCGGCGCTGCCGCGGCTCCCGGTCGAGGCGTGCGTCCGGTACACGCTCACCTGCGATCCCGACGTGGCACTGCTCGGCCTCTCGTTCCCGAACGAGCAGGACGCGGCCTTCGCCGCCGCGGCCGCGTTCCGGCCGATGGACGAGGCGGAGCTGGCCGACACGCGCCGGCGTGCGGCCGAGGCGGTGCAGGGCAAGGGAGCCGTCTGGTGGAACCCACCGGAGCGACCCGGCGCCTGA
- a CDS encoding type 1 glutamine amidotransferase domain-containing protein, giving the protein MARIAFIADDLFEDSELRVPWDRLRQAGHETVLVGLEKGKQIRGKKQRETFTTDVAARDVTAEDFDALVVPGGYSPDHLRTDMDMVRLVRTTFTAGKPVAAVCHGPWMLVEADAIDGKTVTSWPSLKTDLINAGARWVDREVVEDENVITSRKPDDLEAFSEAILRHLGEEPRARTGDSAGAEQGAGI; this is encoded by the coding sequence ATGGCACGCATCGCATTCATCGCGGACGATCTGTTCGAGGACTCGGAGCTCCGCGTCCCGTGGGACCGCCTGCGGCAGGCCGGGCACGAGACCGTGCTGGTGGGCCTCGAGAAGGGGAAGCAGATCCGCGGCAAGAAGCAGCGGGAGACGTTCACCACGGACGTGGCGGCGCGGGACGTCACCGCCGAGGACTTCGACGCGCTGGTGGTGCCCGGCGGCTACTCCCCCGATCACCTCCGCACCGACATGGACATGGTCCGGCTGGTCCGGACCACGTTCACCGCGGGGAAGCCCGTCGCCGCGGTCTGCCACGGACCGTGGATGCTGGTGGAGGCGGACGCGATCGACGGCAAGACCGTCACCTCCTGGCCCTCGCTCAAGACCGACCTCATCAACGCCGGCGCCCGCTGGGTTGACCGCGAGGTGGTCGAGGACGAGAACGTCATCACGAGCCGCAAGCCGGACGACCTCGAGGCCTTCTCCGAAGCCATCCTGCGCCACCTGGGCGAGGAGCCGCGGGCGCGGACCGGCGACTCGGCGGGCGCGGAGCAGGGCGCGGGGATCTGA
- a CDS encoding class I SAM-dependent methyltransferase — protein MAAAFKDHFTPVADAYRAFRPRYPRALFRWLAEVAPARGDALDCGCGNGQASLGLAEVFERVHAVDPGEAQIRQALRHPRVTYAVAPAEDTGLPPASVDLAIAAQAMHWFDLDRFHAELRRVARPGAVFAAVTYGLTRVDPEVDAVVDRLYHGLLAGDWPPERVHVESGYRTLPFPFPELEAPPLEIEERWPMDVFLGYLGTWSAVTAHRKRTGADPLLEIGPALRAAWGTPERPLRVTWPLAIRAGRILPHAGG, from the coding sequence ATGGCCGCCGCGTTCAAGGACCACTTCACCCCGGTGGCGGACGCGTACCGCGCGTTCCGCCCCCGCTACCCGCGCGCGCTGTTCCGCTGGCTGGCCGAGGTGGCGCCCGCCCGAGGCGACGCGCTGGACTGCGGGTGCGGAAACGGGCAGGCGTCGCTCGGGCTCGCCGAGGTGTTCGAGCGCGTGCACGCCGTCGATCCCGGCGAGGCGCAGATCCGCCAGGCGCTTCGCCATCCCCGCGTGACCTACGCGGTGGCGCCGGCCGAGGACACCGGCCTGCCGCCCGCGTCGGTGGACCTCGCCATCGCGGCCCAGGCCATGCACTGGTTCGACCTCGACCGGTTCCACGCCGAGCTGAGGCGGGTGGCGCGGCCCGGCGCGGTGTTCGCCGCGGTGACGTACGGGCTCACCCGCGTGGACCCCGAGGTGGACGCGGTGGTGGACCGCCTCTACCACGGGCTGCTCGCCGGCGACTGGCCGCCCGAGCGCGTGCACGTCGAGAGCGGCTACCGGACCCTGCCCTTCCCGTTCCCCGAGCTCGAGGCGCCGCCGCTCGAGATCGAGGAGCGCTGGCCGATGGACGTCTTCCTCGGGTACCTCGGCACCTGGTCGGCCGTGACCGCCCACCGCAAGCGCACCGGCGCCGACCCGCTCCTCGAGATCGGCCCCGCGCTGCGCGCCGCGTGGGGGACGCCGGAGCGGCCGCTCCGCGTCACCTGGCCGCTCGCGATCCGGGCCGGGCGGATCCTGCCGCACGCCGGTGGGTGA
- a CDS encoding DUF2721 domain-containing protein, with the protein MPPDPAIANITRVIQLSVAPVFLLTAAGTLLGVFSTRLGRIVDRSRRLLERLPALPPERQAGVREELALQFRRRRLVNTSITFATAAALLVCVLIAVAFIASLLHWDFSHPVAGLFVAAMVAFIGALLAFLAEVLLAVRSVRIDH; encoded by the coding sequence ATGCCGCCCGATCCCGCGATCGCCAACATCACCCGGGTCATCCAGCTCTCCGTCGCGCCGGTGTTCCTGCTGACCGCGGCCGGGACGCTGCTCGGCGTGTTCTCCACCCGGCTCGGCCGGATCGTGGACCGGTCGCGGCGCCTGCTGGAGCGCCTCCCGGCGCTGCCGCCGGAGCGGCAGGCCGGCGTGCGCGAGGAGCTCGCGCTGCAGTTCCGCCGCCGCCGCCTCGTCAACACCTCCATCACGTTCGCGACCGCCGCCGCGCTCCTGGTGTGCGTGCTCATCGCGGTCGCCTTCATCGCCTCGCTCCTGCACTGGGACTTCTCGCACCCGGTGGCGGGCCTGTTCGTCGCGGCGATGGTGGCGTTCATCGGCGCGCTGCTGGCGTTCCTGGCCGAGGTGCTGCTCGCGGTCCGGAGCGTCCGGATCGACCATTGA
- a CDS encoding DEAD/DEAH box helicase produces the protein MTFTELGAHPALARALERRGYTEPTTVQEAVFTPALRGRDLLVSSATGSGKTVAYGLVLGGSLLGDAPAFGPAGAPAGLVVAPTRELAMQVQRELAWLLAEAEGRVVACVGGMDARREARALSDGAHLVVGTPGRLLDHHRRGALDLSELRALVLDEADEMLDMGFRDELEAILAAAPEGRRTILFSATLPKPIVELARRYTSDPARVAATPAGEAHADITYRAHVVAPSERELAVVNVLRALEPPRALVFRATREAAHHTASSLSERGFAAVPISGELTQAERNRALVALRDGRARVLVATDVAARGLDLPGLDLVLHADLPRDPAALQHRSGRTGRAGRKGLAVLLAAPPERYKLERMLRDAGVRVEWAPVPAAEAIRASDEARLAGEVDALSEDATDDERAAAARLLSGRDPVLVAAALVRSTRARLPSPEDLPETVHAARQAPSPRGERAPRRGPPAEVAWFRINLGREKKADPKWLLPLLCRRGGVTRDEIGKIVIGATETRFEVARAAAARFGATARRPDPRAPGVRIEPVRETRSPGEHRAHAGGERAPRARRPVTRT, from the coding sequence GTGACCTTCACCGAGCTCGGCGCCCACCCTGCCCTCGCCCGCGCGCTGGAGCGCCGCGGCTACACCGAGCCGACGACCGTGCAGGAGGCGGTGTTCACGCCCGCGCTCCGCGGCCGCGACCTGCTCGTCTCGTCCGCGACCGGCTCGGGCAAGACGGTCGCCTACGGCCTCGTGCTGGGCGGCTCGCTGCTCGGCGACGCCCCCGCGTTCGGCCCCGCCGGCGCCCCCGCCGGCCTGGTGGTCGCCCCCACCCGCGAGCTCGCCATGCAGGTGCAGCGCGAGCTGGCCTGGCTGCTCGCCGAGGCCGAGGGGCGGGTCGTGGCCTGCGTGGGCGGCATGGACGCGCGGCGCGAGGCGCGCGCGCTGTCGGACGGCGCCCACCTGGTGGTGGGGACGCCCGGCCGCCTGCTCGACCACCACCGCCGCGGCGCGCTCGACCTGTCCGAGCTGCGCGCGCTGGTGCTGGACGAGGCGGACGAGATGCTGGACATGGGCTTCCGCGACGAGCTGGAGGCCATCCTCGCCGCCGCGCCCGAGGGGCGCCGCACCATCCTCTTCTCCGCCACGCTCCCGAAGCCCATCGTCGAGCTGGCCCGCCGCTACACCAGCGATCCGGCGCGCGTCGCCGCCACGCCCGCCGGCGAGGCGCACGCGGACATCACGTACCGCGCCCACGTGGTCGCGCCGAGCGAGCGCGAGCTGGCGGTGGTCAACGTGCTGCGCGCGCTGGAGCCGCCGCGGGCGCTGGTGTTCCGCGCCACCCGCGAGGCCGCCCACCACACCGCCTCCAGCCTGTCCGAGCGCGGCTTCGCGGCCGTCCCCATCTCCGGCGAGCTGACCCAGGCCGAGCGGAACCGCGCGCTCGTCGCCCTGCGCGACGGCCGCGCGCGCGTGCTGGTCGCGACCGACGTCGCCGCGCGCGGGCTCGACCTGCCCGGCCTCGACCTCGTGCTCCACGCCGACCTCCCCCGCGATCCGGCGGCGCTGCAGCACCGGAGCGGCCGCACCGGACGCGCCGGGCGCAAGGGCCTGGCCGTGCTGCTGGCGGCGCCGCCCGAGCGCTACAAGCTGGAGCGGATGCTCCGGGACGCCGGCGTGCGGGTCGAGTGGGCCCCCGTCCCCGCCGCCGAGGCCATCCGCGCGTCCGACGAGGCGCGCCTCGCCGGCGAGGTGGACGCGCTGTCGGAGGACGCGACCGACGACGAGCGCGCCGCCGCCGCCCGGCTGCTGTCGGGCCGCGATCCGGTGCTCGTCGCCGCCGCGCTGGTCCGCTCCACGCGCGCCCGGCTGCCCTCGCCCGAGGACCTTCCCGAGACCGTCCACGCCGCCCGCCAGGCCCCCTCGCCCCGCGGCGAGCGCGCGCCGCGGCGCGGCCCGCCCGCCGAGGTGGCCTGGTTCCGGATCAACCTCGGGCGCGAGAAGAAGGCCGATCCGAAGTGGCTGCTGCCGCTCCTGTGCCGGCGAGGCGGCGTGACCCGCGACGAGATCGGCAAGATCGTGATCGGCGCCACCGAGACGCGGTTCGAGGTGGCCCGCGCCGCCGCGGCGCGGTTCGGCGCGACGGCGCGGCGGCCGGATCCGCGCGCGCCCGGCGTCCGCATCGAGCCGGTGCGCGAGACGCGGTCCCCCGGCGAGCACCGCGCGCACGCGGGCGGCGAGCGCGCGCCGCGCGCGCGCCGGCCCGTCACTCGGACCTGA
- a CDS encoding hemerythrin domain-containing protein: MSRIDLFGPVHKGIRTLLFDAGTRLGHTDFADEAGAGAAAELVHRLIGMLEEHAAHEDRWFMPELARLAPELHAALAADHARTEGLAREAGQLAARLAGASAAERTALGRRLHDRIWGLAAEHLRHMEREEVEGMRVLHANFDDAALGAIHRALLESIPPSRRGEWTAVIVRSLNLPERAGLLRGMAGEIPPAAFAQATAPIRAALGAEAWAAAAAAAGIAA, encoded by the coding sequence ATGTCGCGCATCGATCTGTTCGGCCCCGTCCACAAGGGCATCCGCACGCTGCTGTTCGACGCCGGGACCCGCCTCGGGCACACCGACTTCGCCGACGAGGCCGGCGCCGGCGCCGCGGCCGAGCTGGTCCACCGGCTGATCGGGATGCTCGAGGAGCACGCCGCGCACGAGGACCGCTGGTTCATGCCCGAGCTGGCGCGGCTCGCGCCGGAGCTGCACGCGGCGCTCGCCGCCGACCACGCGCGCACCGAGGGGCTGGCGCGCGAGGCCGGGCAGCTCGCGGCCCGGCTCGCCGGGGCCTCCGCCGCCGAGCGCACGGCGCTCGGGCGGCGGCTGCACGACCGGATCTGGGGGCTCGCGGCCGAGCACCTGCGGCACATGGAGCGCGAGGAGGTCGAGGGCATGCGCGTGCTCCACGCGAACTTCGACGACGCCGCGCTGGGCGCCATCCACCGGGCCCTGCTGGAGAGCATCCCGCCGTCGCGGCGGGGCGAGTGGACCGCCGTCATCGTGCGGTCGCTCAACCTGCCGGAGCGCGCCGGCCTGCTCCGCGGCATGGCCGGGGAGATCCCCCCCGCCGCGTTCGCCCAGGCCACCGCGCCGATCCGGGCGGCGCTCGGCGCCGAGGCGTGGGCCGCCGCCGCCGCGGCCGCCGGGATCGCCGCGTAG
- a CDS encoding GAF domain-containing protein — MTAPASLAGLPATCFQGIVPAAIATCSRAGEPNVTYLSHVHQVDDRRVALSCQFFNKTKRNVLEHPHATVLLLDPLTLDSWRLRLRYDHAETDGPLFDRMALRIQAIASHTGMAGVFRLLSADVYEVLGVERLDGFLMPPDPMLDAERAPPIASGPLTELRGLQAVSERINRATDLEALLSGAMAALDELLGFQHAMVLVPCEAGHLVALASRGYGPGGIGAEVALGAGIIGTVAERRRMIRVAGVGGELRYGRAIRGRVAEAGDAAGLAPEIPLPGLPDAQAQLALPLLVGDRLVGVLAVESRDPLQFDEWDEAFLQIVANQIAMGMDRMAALEEDAAPAATPAPLPPPARATQAARRRTLVYYRNDDCVFVDGEYLIRNVPGKILWKVLGLHRAEGRIEFTNRELRLDPGLGLPPVKDNLESRLILLRRRLAEKCPDVRLVPVRRGRFALELDCALDLVEKECA; from the coding sequence GTGACCGCCCCGGCGTCGCTCGCCGGCCTGCCGGCCACCTGCTTCCAGGGCATCGTGCCCGCCGCCATCGCGACCTGCTCGCGCGCCGGCGAGCCCAACGTCACCTACCTGTCGCACGTGCACCAGGTGGACGATCGACGCGTGGCGCTGTCCTGCCAGTTCTTCAACAAGACCAAGCGCAACGTGCTCGAGCACCCGCACGCCACCGTGCTGCTCCTCGACCCGCTCACGCTCGACAGCTGGCGGCTGCGGCTCCGGTACGATCACGCCGAGACCGACGGGCCGCTGTTCGACCGGATGGCGCTCCGCATCCAGGCGATCGCCTCGCACACCGGCATGGCCGGGGTGTTCCGGCTCCTCTCCGCCGACGTGTACGAGGTGCTCGGGGTCGAGCGGCTGGATGGCTTCCTGATGCCGCCCGATCCGATGCTCGACGCGGAGCGCGCCCCGCCGATCGCGTCCGGGCCGCTCACCGAGCTGCGCGGGCTGCAGGCGGTGTCGGAGCGGATCAACCGCGCCACGGACCTCGAGGCGCTGCTCTCCGGCGCCATGGCCGCGCTCGACGAGCTCCTCGGCTTCCAGCACGCCATGGTGCTCGTGCCCTGCGAGGCCGGTCACCTCGTCGCGCTCGCCAGCCGCGGCTACGGGCCCGGCGGCATCGGCGCCGAGGTGGCGCTCGGGGCCGGCATCATCGGCACCGTGGCCGAGCGCCGGCGCATGATCCGCGTGGCCGGGGTCGGCGGGGAGCTGCGCTACGGGCGCGCCATCCGCGGCCGGGTGGCAGAGGCCGGCGACGCGGCCGGGCTCGCGCCCGAGATCCCCCTGCCCGGCCTCCCCGACGCGCAGGCGCAGCTCGCGCTGCCGCTGCTCGTGGGCGACCGGCTGGTCGGCGTGCTCGCGGTGGAGAGCCGGGACCCGCTCCAGTTCGACGAGTGGGACGAGGCGTTCCTCCAGATCGTGGCGAACCAGATCGCCATGGGCATGGACCGGATGGCGGCGCTGGAGGAGGACGCCGCGCCCGCCGCCACGCCGGCCCCGCTGCCGCCGCCGGCCCGCGCCACCCAGGCGGCCCGCCGGCGCACGCTCGTCTACTACCGGAACGACGACTGCGTGTTCGTGGACGGCGAGTACCTGATCCGGAACGTGCCCGGGAAGATCCTGTGGAAGGTGCTCGGGCTGCACCGCGCCGAGGGGCGGATCGAGTTCACCAACCGTGAGCTGCGCCTGGACCCCGGCCTCGGGCTCCCGCCTGTGAAGGACAACCTGGAGAGCCGCCTCATCCTGCTGCGGCGGCGGCTGGCGGAGAAGTGCCCGGACGTCCGGCTGGTCCCGGTGCGCCGCGGGCGCTTCGCGCTGGAGCTCGACTGCGCGCTGGACCTGGTGGAGAAGGAGTGCGCGTGA
- the ybaK gene encoding Cys-tRNA(Pro) deacylase, which yields MSKLPSTPATRLLREQGVAYTEHPYRYEEHGGTRVSARELGVEEHATIKTLVMEDEDREPLVVLMHGDREVSTKALARTIGKKTVQPCKPEVANRHSGYQVGGTSPFGTRKKMPVYLERSILELEKVYINGGSRGFLVGLAPSELVRVLAPVLVDVGIEK from the coding sequence ATGAGCAAGCTCCCCTCGACGCCCGCCACGCGCCTCCTCCGCGAGCAGGGCGTGGCCTACACCGAGCACCCGTACCGCTACGAGGAGCACGGCGGGACGCGCGTCTCCGCCCGCGAGCTCGGCGTCGAGGAGCACGCCACCATCAAGACGCTCGTGATGGAGGACGAGGACCGCGAGCCGCTGGTGGTCCTGATGCACGGCGACCGGGAGGTCTCCACCAAGGCGCTCGCGCGCACCATCGGCAAGAAGACCGTGCAGCCCTGCAAGCCGGAGGTCGCGAACCGGCACTCCGGCTACCAGGTCGGCGGGACCAGCCCGTTCGGCACCCGCAAGAAGATGCCGGTGTACCTGGAGCGGTCGATCCTCGAGCTCGAGAAGGTCTACATCAACGGCGGCTCGCGGGGCTTCCTGGTCGGGCTCGCGCCGTCCGAGCTCGTGCGGGTGCTCGCGCCGGTGCTGGTGGACGTGGGGATCGAGAAGTAG
- a CDS encoding glycosyltransferase family 2 protein produces the protein MRVSIITPSFNQGGFIERTVESVLSQRGDFDLEYLVVDGGSTDATLSVLRRYEGRLRWISEPDGGQCDAINKGLRMTSGEVVTWLNSDDTYEPGAVQAAVEALRGGARWCFGECRIVDEHDREIRRGVTAYKNAQARRYGLARLLGRNFISQPATFFRRDLVAEVGPLDEALHFAMDYDLWLRFARVARPVFVPRPLAAFRWHASSKTGARYRTGAWEAFRIACRRARGVERLALPGHLARYAAQVAVYQALDVAAALRRR, from the coding sequence TTGCGAGTCTCCATCATTACCCCGTCGTTCAACCAGGGCGGCTTCATCGAGCGCACCGTCGAGAGCGTGCTGTCCCAGCGCGGCGACTTCGACCTCGAATACCTGGTCGTGGACGGAGGCTCCACCGACGCGACGCTCTCGGTGTTGCGACGGTACGAGGGGCGGCTCCGCTGGATCTCCGAGCCGGACGGCGGGCAGTGCGACGCGATCAACAAGGGCCTGCGGATGACCTCGGGCGAGGTCGTGACCTGGCTCAACTCCGACGACACCTACGAGCCGGGGGCCGTCCAGGCCGCCGTCGAGGCGCTCCGGGGAGGCGCGCGCTGGTGCTTCGGCGAGTGCCGGATCGTGGACGAGCACGACCGGGAGATCCGCCGCGGCGTCACCGCCTACAAGAACGCGCAGGCGCGCCGCTACGGGCTGGCGCGCCTGCTCGGGCGCAACTTCATCTCGCAGCCCGCGACGTTCTTCCGGCGCGATCTCGTGGCCGAGGTGGGCCCGCTCGACGAGGCGCTGCACTTCGCCATGGACTACGATCTGTGGCTGCGCTTCGCGCGGGTGGCGCGGCCGGTGTTCGTGCCGCGTCCACTGGCGGCGTTCCGCTGGCACGCCTCCTCCAAGACCGGCGCCCGGTACCGCACCGGCGCGTGGGAGGCGTTCCGCATCGCCTGCCGCCGCGCACGCGGGGTGGAGCGCCTGGCGCTCCCTGGACACCTGGCGCGCTACGCGGCGCAGGTCGCCGTGTACCAGGCGCTGGACGTCGCCGCGGCGCTGCGCCGGCGATGA
- a CDS encoding glycosyltransferase family 2 protein, with protein MTHALVAETPHAHPARLLVVMPAFNEARGIRRVVEAVRDQVAGDVLVVDDGSTDETAAEARAGGARVAVHPVNLGYGAALQTGYRYALRHGYDAVLQLDADGQHDPASIPRLLTALQGADVVVGSRFLDSGSYRPPLARRIGMWLFGRVASALSGQRITDPTSGFQAISREALRFYAHERYPVDYPDADVLAMVARAGLRLAEVPVRMLPPPDGKSMHGGIVKPFYYVFRMSLALFLVPLRRETR; from the coding sequence TTGACGCACGCACTCGTCGCCGAGACGCCGCACGCCCACCCGGCCCGTCTGCTGGTGGTGATGCCCGCTTTCAACGAGGCTCGGGGTATCCGGCGGGTGGTCGAGGCGGTGCGCGACCAGGTGGCGGGCGACGTCCTCGTCGTCGACGACGGCTCCACCGACGAGACCGCCGCCGAGGCGCGCGCCGGAGGCGCCCGCGTGGCGGTCCACCCCGTGAACCTCGGCTACGGCGCGGCCCTCCAGACCGGCTACCGGTACGCGTTGCGCCACGGGTACGACGCCGTCCTCCAGCTCGACGCCGACGGCCAGCACGACCCCGCGTCCATCCCGCGGCTGCTCACGGCGCTCCAGGGGGCCGACGTCGTCGTCGGCTCGCGCTTCCTCGACTCGGGGTCGTACCGGCCGCCGCTGGCGCGGCGGATAGGGATGTGGCTGTTCGGGCGGGTGGCGAGCGCGCTGTCCGGCCAGCGGATCACCGACCCCACCAGCGGGTTCCAGGCCATCTCACGCGAGGCGCTGCGCTTCTACGCGCACGAGCGATACCCGGTGGACTACCCCGACGCCGACGTCCTCGCGATGGTCGCGCGCGCGGGGCTGCGCCTGGCCGAGGTGCCGGTCCGGATGCTCCCCCCGCCCGACGGCAAGAGCATGCACGGCGGCATCGTCAAGCCGTTCTACTACGTGTTCCGGATGTCGCTGGCGCTGTTCCTGGTTCCGCTCCGGAGGGAGACGCGATGA
- a CDS encoding DUF2304 domain-containing protein — translation MTPTQRVFAITASLITFGVILELVRRRKLKEEYSFLWIVTGIAMLVLASWYGLVERVTALIGAVTVTTTLFLFGLLFLVLISVHFSTVLSRLTQQVRQLTQELAILSAERDEAARKPSAQDAPPHRG, via the coding sequence ATGACGCCCACCCAGCGCGTATTCGCGATCACGGCCAGCCTGATCACGTTCGGCGTGATCCTGGAGCTGGTCCGGCGCCGCAAGCTGAAGGAGGAGTACTCGTTCCTCTGGATCGTCACCGGCATCGCCATGCTGGTGCTGGCCTCGTGGTATGGGCTGGTCGAGCGGGTGACCGCCCTCATCGGCGCGGTGACCGTCACCACGACGCTCTTCCTGTTCGGGTTGCTGTTCCTGGTCCTCATCAGCGTGCACTTCTCGACCGTGCTCTCCCGACTCACGCAGCAGGTTCGTCAGCTCACCCAGGAGCTGGCCATCCTGTCCGCGGAGCGAGACGAGGCGGCCCGGAAGCCGTCGGCCCAGGATGCGCCGCCGCATCGCGGCTGA
- a CDS encoding glycosyltransferase family 2 protein yields MPTVTLVTPSFNQARFLEATIRSVLLQGYPSLEYVIMDGGSTDGSVEIIRKYEPWLAAWVSRRDRGQSDALNQGLARAEGEVVNWLCSDDRLVPGALHALARFRAANPDAIAWAGACRTVTIEGRSYYTNAPRGATREELADWGRSGRISQPACFFRRDAWERLRGVEESYHYAMDFDLWLRMSALGRFALTEEVWAEETMHDATKSFGQRGRSLAEVHLIQIRHGFERVALERMGEALQQREDMLARHPAIRLKTQLNLWVRPFLDALRKPSR; encoded by the coding sequence TTGCCCACCGTCACGCTGGTCACCCCGTCGTTCAACCAGGCGAGGTTTCTCGAGGCGACGATCCGCTCGGTGCTCCTCCAGGGCTACCCTTCGCTCGAGTACGTGATCATGGACGGCGGATCGACGGACGGCTCCGTCGAGATCATCCGCAAGTACGAGCCGTGGTTGGCAGCGTGGGTCTCGCGGAGGGACCGCGGCCAGAGCGACGCGCTGAACCAGGGGCTCGCGCGCGCCGAGGGTGAGGTTGTGAACTGGCTGTGCAGCGACGACCGGCTCGTCCCCGGCGCGCTCCACGCGCTCGCGCGGTTCCGGGCCGCGAACCCCGACGCGATCGCCTGGGCCGGCGCCTGTCGAACCGTCACGATCGAGGGGCGGTCGTACTACACCAACGCGCCCAGGGGTGCGACGCGCGAGGAGCTCGCCGACTGGGGCCGCTCCGGCAGGATCTCCCAGCCTGCCTGCTTCTTCCGGCGGGACGCATGGGAGCGGCTGCGCGGCGTGGAGGAGTCCTACCACTATGCGATGGACTTCGACCTCTGGCTCCGGATGTCGGCGCTCGGCCGCTTCGCCCTCACCGAGGAGGTCTGGGCCGAGGAGACGATGCACGACGCCACCAAGAGCTTCGGCCAGCGCGGCCGCTCGCTGGCGGAGGTGCACCTCATCCAGATTCGCCACGGCTTCGAACGCGTCGCGCTCGAGCGGATGGGAGAGGCCCTCCAGCAGCGCGAGGACATGCTCGCCCGGCATCCGGCCATCCGCCTGAAGACGCAGCTCAACCTGTGGGTGCGGCCATTCCTGGACGCGCTCCGCAAGCCGTCGAGATGA